In the Arthrobacter sp. CDRTa11 genome, ATGGGGAGACGTCCAATACGTGACATTATTCTCTTCCTTTCCCGTTACCAGACGTAAGCGAGGACTTCGCCGCCCACGCCCTTCTTGCCGGCCTGCTTGTCAGTCAAGAGGCCGGAAGAGGTGGACAGGATTGCGACACCCAGGCCACCGAGCACGTGCGGCAGGTTGGTGGACTTTGCGTAAACGCGCAGTCCCGGCTTGGAAATACGACGAACGCCAGCGATGGAACGCTCACGGTTCGGGCCGAACTTGAGCTCGAGGGTCAGCTTCTTGCCAACCTCAGCGTCTTCTTCTTTCCAGGAGGCGATGTAACCTTCAGCCTTCAGGATGTCGGCAACGCGTGCCTTGAGCTTGCTGTACGGCATAGTCACGGAATCGTGGTATGCCGAGTTTGCATTGCGCAGACGCGTAAGCATGTCTGCGACAGGATCTGTCATTGTCATTGTGGGCTCTTGCCCTTCCTCATAACGGTTTCCTCGCTGCGGCACAAAGCCTCAGCGAAGGACCTTTTACGTAGTTAGATTAGTCTTCGGCCTTGAACGGGAAACCAAGCGCCTTCAGCAGCGCGCGGCCTTCGTCATCGGTCTTGGCAGTGGTAACCACAGTGATGTCCATGCCGCGGGTGCGGTCGATGGAATCCTGGTCGATTTCGTGGAACATAACCTGCTCGGTCAGACCGAAGGTGTAGTTGCCGTTGCCATCGAACTGCTTGCCACTGAGGCCGCGGAAGTCGCGGATACGGGGCAGGGCCAGCGTGACCAGACGGTCCAGGAATTCCCACATGCGGTCGCCACGCAGAGTTGCGTGCGCACCGATGGGCATGCCTTCGCGCAGCTTGAACTGTGCGATCGACTTGCGGGCCTTGGTTACCTGCGGCTTCTGGCCGGTGATCAGGGTCAGATCGCGGACAGCGCCGTCGATCAGCTTGGAGTCCTTGGCGGCATCTCCAACACCCATGTTCACAACGACCTTCACCAGGCGGGGAACCTGGTTGACGTTCTCGTACTTGAATTCCTCAATGAGCGTGCTCTTGATGGAATCGGCGTACTTGGTCTTCAGACGAGGAATGATCTTCGTTGCCGGAGTCTCGAGAGTCTCAGTCATTAGATGTCCTTCCCGGAGCTCTTGGCCACGCGTACACGCACTTCACGCTTCACGCCATTGCGCTCCACGGTCTCGGTGCGGAAACCAACGCGGGTGGGCTTCTTGGTGGACGGGTCAACCAGAGCCACGTTGGAGATGTGGATCGAAGCTTCGACGACCTCGATGCCACCGGTCTTGGTGCCGCGCTGCGACTGACCGACCTTGGTGTGCTTGGTTACGCGGTTAATGCCTTCAACCAACACGCGGTTGGTTTCCGGGAATACGCGCAGAACCTTGCCCTGCTTGCCACGGTCGCCGCCGCGCTCAGCCTTGGCGCCAGTGATGACCTGAACCAGGTCACCCTTTTTGATCTTAGCCATGGACTAGAGCACCTCCGGAGCCAGAGAAACGATCTTCATGAACTTCTTGTCACGGAGTTCACGACCAACCGGTCCGAAGATGCGGGTACCGCGGGGGTCACCGTCAGCCTTCAGGATCACAGCTGCGTTCTCGTCAAACTTGATGTAGGAACCATCCGCACGGCGGCGTTCCTTCTTGG is a window encoding:
- the rpsH gene encoding 30S ribosomal protein S8 produces the protein MTMTDPVADMLTRLRNANSAYHDSVTMPYSKLKARVADILKAEGYIASWKEEDAEVGKKLTLELKFGPNRERSIAGVRRISKPGLRVYAKSTNLPHVLGGLGVAILSTSSGLLTDKQAGKKGVGGEVLAYVW
- the rplE gene encoding 50S ribosomal protein L5, whose translation is MTETLETPATKIIPRLKTKYADSIKSTLIEEFKYENVNQVPRLVKVVVNMGVGDAAKDSKLIDGAVRDLTLITGQKPQVTKARKSIAQFKLREGMPIGAHATLRGDRMWEFLDRLVTLALPRIRDFRGLSGKQFDGNGNYTFGLTEQVMFHEIDQDSIDRTRGMDITVVTTAKTDDEGRALLKALGFPFKAED
- the rplX gene encoding 50S ribosomal protein L24, which encodes MAKIKKGDLVQVITGAKAERGGDRGKQGKVLRVFPETNRVLVEGINRVTKHTKVGQSQRGTKTGGIEVVEASIHISNVALVDPSTKKPTRVGFRTETVERNGVKREVRVRVAKSSGKDI